In Edaphobacter paludis, a single window of DNA contains:
- a CDS encoding c-type cytochrome, whose product MQRFRDAMLLAVGVGFFIFQARPTPIYAASNRVASIAGAEFQVDLPPSSATPEKPGAGTSAKPGAEAYAHHCAICHGDQRQGLLPSFPPLLGIKHQMTDPQIIAFVHNGKGRMPGFPNLQGDEMTALLRYLGSPALSVTETASAENSNAAAIHSSGLVDAGKSLFQQNCAFCHGRDAMGGETGPDLTRSKLVLSDVAGDKIGEVVRDGRPEKKMPSFNFSPQEVLSLAAFVHDQEAKASSKKGGRRGVDVADLQTGNAELGKQYFNGAGTCAKCHSATGDLAGIASRYQGLQLEERMLYPRGATSRVTVTLPSGEKVVGTLAYLDEFVVGLRDSSGTYRSWPVGHVKYLVDSPVEAHVALFPKYTDADVHNLMAYMQTLR is encoded by the coding sequence ATGCAGAGATTTCGGGATGCAATGCTTTTAGCAGTAGGGGTCGGCTTCTTCATCTTTCAGGCACGCCCAACGCCAATCTATGCTGCTTCTAACAGAGTGGCCTCAATTGCAGGGGCAGAATTTCAAGTAGATCTACCACCCAGTAGCGCTACTCCGGAGAAGCCCGGCGCCGGAACTTCGGCGAAGCCAGGGGCCGAGGCCTACGCGCACCACTGCGCCATATGTCACGGAGATCAGCGTCAAGGCCTCCTGCCTTCCTTCCCGCCCCTGCTTGGCATTAAGCACCAGATGACGGATCCGCAGATCATTGCGTTCGTCCACAATGGCAAGGGCCGCATGCCTGGATTTCCAAATTTGCAGGGTGATGAGATGACCGCATTGCTGCGCTATCTTGGTAGCCCTGCGCTATCCGTTACCGAAACCGCCTCCGCTGAAAACAGTAACGCTGCCGCCATCCACTCTTCTGGCCTGGTCGACGCGGGCAAATCACTCTTCCAACAGAACTGTGCGTTCTGTCATGGCCGTGACGCCATGGGCGGCGAGACCGGTCCTGATCTGACCCGATCGAAGCTTGTCCTCTCCGACGTGGCAGGAGACAAAATCGGAGAGGTCGTGCGCGACGGACGCCCGGAAAAGAAGATGCCTTCTTTCAATTTCTCCCCTCAGGAAGTGCTCAGTCTGGCAGCCTTCGTCCATGACCAGGAAGCCAAGGCCTCGTCCAAGAAAGGCGGACGCCGTGGCGTTGATGTTGCCGATCTGCAAACCGGCAACGCGGAGTTGGGCAAGCAATACTTCAACGGCGCGGGAACCTGCGCAAAATGCCATTCGGCCACGGGAGATCTTGCCGGCATCGCCAGCCGCTATCAGGGGCTTCAGTTGGAAGAGCGCATGCTTTATCCCCGCGGAGCCACGAGTCGCGTAACAGTTACCCTTCCGTCTGGAGAGAAAGTAGTGGGAACTCTGGCCTATCTCGACGAATTTGTCGTTGGTCTGCGTGACAGCAGCGGCACCTATCGGTCGTGGCCTGTAGGCCATGTGAAGTATCTGGTGGACTCGCCGGTCGAAGCCCACGTCGCTCTTTTTCCCAAGTACACCGACGCCGACGTCCATAACTTAATGGCTTACATGCAAACGCTGCGTTGA
- a CDS encoding acido-empty-quinoprotein group A, with translation MKFLKKAFVVMASVLVLGASSYSLRAQSVDSAMLLHPPADSWPSYHGDYTGKRHSKLTQITPQNVNHLTLGWAFQTERNATIKSSPILVDGILYFTVPDNVWAVDARSGQQIWHYTYPPNKGDHIGQRGVAVYKGWVYFASPDAHLVCLNAKDGKVRWIIEVADVNKGYWSTEAPLIVGNHVIIGIGGDMDNLATFIRAVDPDTGKTQWNFDVTPPALTASTGGTTWMAGTYDPELNLIYWGTGNPTPVLTGSTRPGDDLYTCSIVALNPDTGKLVWAFQPSPHDTHDWDAVEIPVLVDGMFHGKQRKMLMQSSRNGYFFVLDRTNGKSLLTVPFGPVNWASKIDEKGQPVPNPVKEPSPDGVLIAPDEGGMTNFRSPSFDPHTGLFIVDAHPSWSLYFAKPADGTFGWAGADYGLWGKGVIEAIDYQTGKIRWTHELGPNGSGAGVLTTDSGLTFTGDAHGNFLALDTANGKTLWHAGSGAGIASSPITYKLDGEQYVLTSSGSVLFAWKLPSASR, from the coding sequence ATGAAGTTCCTGAAGAAAGCATTTGTTGTTATGGCGAGCGTGCTGGTACTGGGCGCTTCCTCTTACTCACTGCGGGCGCAGAGTGTCGATTCGGCCATGTTGCTCCATCCTCCCGCCGACAGTTGGCCGAGCTATCATGGCGACTATACGGGCAAGCGTCACAGCAAATTGACGCAGATTACGCCGCAGAACGTAAATCATCTGACTCTTGGATGGGCATTCCAAACCGAACGCAATGCCACCATCAAGTCGTCACCGATCCTGGTCGATGGAATCTTGTACTTTACGGTCCCGGACAACGTCTGGGCGGTGGATGCCCGATCCGGGCAGCAGATATGGCACTACACCTATCCACCGAACAAAGGCGACCATATCGGCCAGCGTGGCGTGGCGGTCTATAAAGGCTGGGTCTACTTTGCTTCGCCGGACGCGCACCTTGTATGCCTCAACGCCAAAGACGGTAAAGTGCGCTGGATCATAGAAGTCGCTGATGTCAATAAAGGGTACTGGTCTACGGAAGCGCCGTTGATTGTGGGCAACCACGTCATCATCGGGATTGGCGGCGACATGGACAATCTCGCAACTTTTATCCGGGCAGTTGATCCCGACACGGGCAAGACACAATGGAACTTTGATGTAACCCCGCCCGCACTCACTGCCTCCACTGGAGGCACCACCTGGATGGCCGGAACCTATGATCCGGAACTGAACCTCATTTATTGGGGAACCGGAAATCCCACCCCGGTGCTTACCGGCTCCACGCGTCCCGGCGATGATTTATATACCTGCAGCATTGTCGCCCTGAATCCAGATACGGGCAAGCTGGTGTGGGCGTTTCAGCCTTCGCCACACGATACTCACGATTGGGATGCGGTCGAAATTCCTGTCCTGGTAGACGGCATGTTTCACGGCAAGCAACGCAAGATGCTGATGCAGTCTTCTCGCAACGGGTATTTCTTTGTACTGGATCGCACAAATGGGAAGAGCCTCTTGACGGTGCCTTTCGGTCCGGTCAACTGGGCGAGCAAGATAGATGAGAAGGGGCAGCCAGTTCCCAACCCCGTAAAAGAACCGTCTCCAGACGGTGTCCTGATCGCACCCGATGAAGGCGGTATGACGAACTTCCGCTCACCCAGCTTCGATCCGCACACCGGCCTGTTTATCGTGGATGCCCATCCCAGTTGGTCGCTCTACTTTGCAAAGCCGGCGGATGGCACGTTTGGCTGGGCAGGCGCGGACTATGGCCTGTGGGGTAAAGGCGTCATCGAGGCAATCGATTATCAGACTGGCAAGATTCGCTGGACCCATGAACTCGGGCCGAATGGATCGGGGGCGGGCGTCTTGACGACCGACTCCGGACTGACCTTCACCGGTGATGCTCACGGAAACTTTCTTGCCCTGGATACGGCCAATGGAAAGACCCTTTGGCATGCAGGTTCAGGAGCAGGCATCGCCAGTTCCCCGATCACCTACAAACTCGACGGTGAACAGTATGTCCTCACCAGCAGCGGCAGCGTATTGTTCGCCTGGAAACTTCCAAGCGCAAGTCGTTGA
- the shc gene encoding squalene--hopene cyclase — translation MSTSSINPKTVGQTAQPRFGRMDLGLEYVADGIARAKEWLLDQQDPEGYWCGELEADSMLESDYIFMHTLLGTGDPGKMERALNEILRHQNDDGGWSLYPGGPSNISYGVKAYLALKLMGWSKDHPVLVKAREWVLAHGGVVECNTFTKIYLCALGQYDYDAVPAIPPEIVLFPNWFYFNIYEISSWSRGILVPLSIIYAKKPFKKIQPEQGIDELFVGGRQNSNLHLRWDGKRPVSWRNFFLLTDRMVHWFERVHIRPLRKMAIKKAEKWMLERFEKSDGLGAIYPAMLNSIVALRCLNYSVDDPQMIRAMDEFEKLGIDCPEGTPEYPTPTFRMQPCLPPVWDTAQAMYALGDAGIAKDDPRMLKAADWILSKEVRQKGDWAEKVKNVEPGGWYFEFNNEFYPDIDDTGQVLLALNFVDYPRERHLYEVCQRALNWIWAMQCKNGGWAAFDKDNTKSIFEYIPFADHNAMLDPPTVDITGRMLEMLAQYGYTRKDPRVEKAVQFILKEQESDGSWFGRWGVNYLYGTFLVLRGLEAMGFWNHEPAIQQAAEWIRMVQNADGGWGETCGTYDDPNQRGIGPSTPSQTAWALLGLLAAGDTRSDSVAKGIRWLAEQQHEDGSWSELVPGRNGESYYTGTGFPRVFYLGYHLYKQYFPLLALTTYYRAMGNEAAK, via the coding sequence ATGAGTACATCTTCCATTAATCCGAAGACCGTAGGCCAGACGGCGCAGCCCCGTTTTGGCAGGATGGACCTCGGCCTGGAATATGTGGCGGACGGCATTGCCCGCGCAAAAGAATGGCTGCTGGACCAGCAGGACCCCGAGGGATACTGGTGCGGTGAGTTGGAAGCGGACAGTATGCTCGAGTCCGATTACATCTTCATGCATACGCTGCTGGGGACCGGCGATCCGGGCAAGATGGAACGGGCACTCAATGAAATTCTGCGTCACCAGAACGATGATGGCGGTTGGAGTCTCTATCCCGGTGGCCCGTCGAACATCAGCTACGGCGTAAAGGCTTACCTTGCGCTGAAGCTGATGGGATGGTCGAAGGACCATCCGGTGCTGGTAAAGGCGCGGGAGTGGGTGCTTGCCCATGGCGGCGTAGTGGAGTGCAACACTTTTACAAAGATCTACCTGTGCGCGCTGGGGCAATACGACTATGACGCGGTGCCGGCGATTCCGCCGGAGATCGTGCTTTTTCCGAACTGGTTTTACTTCAATATTTATGAGATCTCATCGTGGTCGCGCGGAATTCTCGTGCCGCTGTCGATCATTTATGCGAAAAAGCCGTTCAAGAAGATCCAGCCTGAGCAGGGAATTGATGAGTTGTTTGTAGGCGGGCGCCAGAACTCGAACCTGCATCTGCGCTGGGACGGGAAGCGTCCGGTTAGTTGGCGGAACTTCTTCCTTCTCACGGACCGCATGGTTCACTGGTTCGAGCGCGTCCATATCCGGCCGCTGCGGAAGATGGCGATCAAGAAGGCCGAGAAATGGATGCTGGAGCGGTTTGAGAAATCAGATGGGTTGGGTGCGATCTATCCGGCGATGCTGAACTCCATCGTGGCACTCCGCTGCCTGAACTACTCGGTCGATGATCCGCAGATGATCCGGGCGATGGATGAGTTTGAAAAGCTTGGTATTGACTGCCCTGAGGGTACGCCCGAATATCCGACGCCGACCTTCCGGATGCAACCATGCCTGCCCCCAGTGTGGGACACAGCGCAGGCGATGTATGCACTGGGCGACGCTGGCATCGCCAAGGACGATCCGCGGATGTTGAAGGCTGCGGACTGGATCTTGTCCAAGGAAGTTCGCCAGAAGGGGGATTGGGCGGAAAAGGTCAAGAATGTTGAACCTGGCGGATGGTACTTCGAGTTCAACAACGAGTTTTATCCGGATATCGATGATACCGGGCAGGTTCTGCTCGCCCTTAATTTCGTCGATTATCCTCGCGAGCGTCACCTGTACGAGGTGTGTCAACGGGCACTGAACTGGATTTGGGCGATGCAGTGCAAGAACGGCGGCTGGGCTGCGTTCGATAAGGACAACACCAAGAGCATCTTTGAGTACATCCCGTTTGCCGACCATAACGCCATGCTCGATCCGCCGACCGTTGATATTACGGGACGGATGCTGGAGATGCTGGCGCAGTATGGCTATACGCGAAAGGATCCGCGAGTCGAGAAGGCCGTGCAGTTCATCCTGAAGGAACAGGAGTCTGATGGAAGCTGGTTCGGTCGCTGGGGCGTCAACTATCTCTATGGCACGTTTCTTGTGCTGCGCGGGCTGGAGGCGATGGGCTTCTGGAACCATGAGCCCGCCATCCAGCAGGCGGCGGAATGGATTCGCATGGTGCAGAATGCCGACGGCGGCTGGGGCGAGACCTGCGGCACGTATGACGACCCGAATCAACGCGGCATCGGGCCAAGTACACCGTCGCAGACAGCCTGGGCGCTACTTGGTTTGCTGGCTGCGGGAGACACTCGCTCGGATTCAGTGGCAAAAGGCATCCGCTGGCTGGCAGAACAGCAGCATGAGGATGGAAGCTGGAGCGAACTGGTGCCGGGACGGAACGGCGAGAGTTATTACACCGGCACAGGCTTTCCGCGAGTTTTTTATCTTGGATATCACCTTTACAAGCAGTACTTCCCCTTGTTGGCGCTGACGACTTATTACCGTGCCATGGGGAATGAAGCGGCAAAGTAG
- the hpnH gene encoding adenosyl-hopene transferase HpnH — protein MAVPVSQAWTVATYVLKQKLKGRKKYPLVLMLEPLFRCNLACAGCGKIQYPAHILKAELSPEDCFNAVEECGTPMVAIPGGEPLLHPQMPEIVAGLVARKKYVYMCTNALLLKEKLHLFKPSKYLSFSVHVDGQREHHDFSVCREGGYDIAMEGVRAAVAAGFRVTTNTTLFDGADPNSVRAHFDELMTVGVESMMVSPGYTYDKAPDQKHFLGRARSKKLFRSILSNRKKTWRFNASPIFMEFLMGKKDLTCTPWGMPTFSIFGWQKPCYLLQDGYADSFKELVETVQWSNYGTESGNPQCANCMVHSGYEASGVNYTFGSIKGLLQTAKAIFFNKYEDEGAMKLLNEWKPAHSGPLVQIASPTSAAEKTSELQGVSGD, from the coding sequence ATGGCAGTACCAGTTTCGCAGGCTTGGACAGTTGCAACTTACGTTTTGAAGCAGAAGCTGAAGGGCAGGAAGAAGTATCCTCTCGTGCTGATGCTGGAGCCATTGTTCCGCTGCAACCTCGCGTGCGCGGGCTGCGGAAAAATCCAGTACCCGGCCCACATTCTCAAGGCCGAGCTTTCGCCGGAAGATTGCTTCAACGCGGTGGAAGAGTGCGGAACCCCGATGGTTGCCATTCCTGGCGGAGAGCCTCTGCTCCATCCGCAGATGCCGGAGATTGTCGCCGGTCTGGTTGCGCGGAAGAAGTACGTCTACATGTGCACGAACGCGCTGCTGCTTAAGGAGAAGCTGCATCTCTTCAAGCCCAGCAAGTATCTTTCGTTCTCTGTTCACGTGGACGGACAGCGCGAGCACCACGACTTTTCTGTCTGCCGCGAGGGCGGTTACGACATCGCGATGGAGGGCGTTCGCGCCGCAGTGGCAGCAGGTTTCCGCGTGACCACAAATACGACCTTGTTCGACGGTGCCGATCCGAACAGTGTTCGAGCACACTTCGATGAGTTGATGACGGTTGGCGTTGAGAGCATGATGGTCTCTCCCGGCTATACCTACGACAAGGCCCCTGACCAGAAGCACTTTCTGGGACGGGCGCGGTCGAAGAAGCTCTTCCGGTCGATCCTGTCTAACCGTAAGAAGACCTGGCGCTTCAATGCTTCTCCAATCTTCATGGAATTTTTGATGGGAAAGAAGGACTTGACCTGCACTCCATGGGGTATGCCGACGTTCAGCATCTTCGGCTGGCAGAAGCCTTGCTATCTCCTCCAGGATGGTTATGCGGACTCCTTCAAGGAACTGGTGGAGACGGTGCAATGGTCGAACTACGGCACCGAGAGCGGCAATCCGCAGTGCGCGAACTGCATGGTGCACTCCGGCTACGAAGCCAGTGGCGTGAATTACACCTTCGGTTCGATCAAGGGACTGCTGCAGACGGCGAAGGCTATCTTCTTCAACAAATATGAGGACGAAGGCGCGATGAAGCTGCTGAACGAATGGAAGCCTGCGCACAGCGGCCCGCTGGTCCAGATCGCGTCGCCAACTAGCGCCGCCGAAAAGACGAGCGAACTTCAGGGAGTCTCCGGAGACTAA
- a CDS encoding phosphorylase translates to MKVCPAIIAALPREVKQLVRGWQEHRLPGKIVAYTNEFAVVACAGMGPERAALAVQVALSLKPVTALLSVGLAGACDPMLRVGDIVRAGIVIDARTGERFSDPSFRETLITTSVIAGVMEKQRLYESYKASAVDMEAATIARLAQAHRLSFRAVKSISDEASFEMQELAQFATADGQFREAAFAAHSAVRPHLWPKLLALAGNSKRAVQSLTSELESQLHWYRQQG, encoded by the coding sequence ATGAAAGTATGCCCGGCCATCATTGCTGCGTTGCCTCGCGAGGTAAAGCAACTGGTTCGCGGATGGCAGGAGCATCGACTGCCAGGCAAGATCGTCGCGTACACGAACGAGTTCGCGGTCGTCGCATGTGCGGGGATGGGGCCTGAGCGTGCGGCGCTTGCCGTGCAGGTGGCTTTGTCGTTGAAACCTGTAACCGCGCTTTTGTCGGTTGGTCTTGCTGGTGCTTGCGATCCAATGTTGAGGGTCGGAGATATTGTTCGCGCTGGAATTGTGATTGATGCGCGCACCGGCGAGCGCTTCTCTGACCCGTCGTTTCGCGAGACGTTGATTACCACCTCTGTGATTGCAGGCGTCATGGAGAAGCAGCGCCTCTACGAATCTTACAAAGCGAGCGCTGTCGATATGGAAGCCGCAACAATAGCGCGTCTGGCTCAGGCACACAGACTCTCGTTCCGCGCCGTCAAATCCATCTCCGACGAGGCGTCATTTGAGATGCAGGAGCTAGCGCAATTTGCCACAGCCGATGGACAGTTTCGCGAAGCTGCCTTTGCTGCGCACTCAGCCGTTCGGCCGCATCTGTGGCCAAAGCTGCTCGCGCTTGCCGGCAACAGCAAACGCGCGGTGCAATCACTTACGAGTGAACTCGAGTCCCAACTACACTGGTATCGCCAGCAAGGATAA
- a CDS encoding multicopper oxidase domain-containing protein, with amino-acid sequence MNRRSFISSAGALLASKSLYAALPMQNMQSSSSSHGKADHTLRIEPCTLEISPGVTVKTLAYNGQVPGPTLRLREGVPVTIDVTNASNDPDIVHWHGLAIDSLNDGAMEEGSPMITPGTTHRYSFTPKPSGTRWYHTHAAAYDNLSLGTYTGQFGFLLIEGREQPAHYDQEINLAIHHWEPSFVPMVETMREQSSNSPLTTGSDVGYKYATIQSHRLGSGEPIRVKQGQRVLMRLLNASATENVVLALPGHKFTVIAMDGNPVPNPKSVEVLSLAVAERVDAIVEMNSPGVWVLGSTLPKARDMGLGIVVEYAGKKGTPVWRDPAPAEWDYTQFANTVASTHAPDETFVLTFRDNGPKPGSKFDTWAINNKSWPDIDPLMVESGKRYRLVFRNGSGDQHPMHLHRHTFEVTQIGTKPISGLMKDVINVMPLDTVEVDFVANNPGDTLMHCHQQLHMDYGFMQLIKYRG; translated from the coding sequence ATGAATCGTAGAAGTTTTATCTCATCGGCAGGCGCACTGCTGGCGAGCAAATCACTTTATGCCGCGCTTCCGATGCAGAACATGCAGAGCAGCTCTTCTTCACATGGGAAGGCAGATCACACTCTCCGCATCGAACCCTGCACGCTGGAGATCAGCCCGGGTGTCACCGTCAAAACATTGGCGTACAACGGCCAGGTTCCGGGACCGACCTTGCGATTGCGTGAAGGCGTGCCGGTCACCATCGATGTGACCAACGCCAGCAACGATCCGGATATCGTTCACTGGCATGGCCTCGCCATCGATTCTCTGAACGATGGTGCGATGGAAGAGGGGTCGCCGATGATTACGCCCGGCACCACGCATCGCTACTCGTTCACCCCCAAGCCTTCCGGCACCCGTTGGTATCACACCCACGCAGCTGCCTATGACAACCTTTCCCTGGGCACATACACAGGCCAGTTCGGCTTCCTTCTAATAGAAGGCCGTGAGCAGCCTGCCCATTACGATCAGGAGATCAACCTCGCCATTCATCACTGGGAGCCTTCCTTCGTGCCCATGGTCGAGACTATGCGTGAGCAGTCGTCCAACTCGCCGCTGACGACCGGTTCCGATGTGGGCTACAAATACGCCACAATTCAGTCACACCGGCTGGGGTCGGGTGAGCCGATCCGTGTAAAGCAGGGCCAGCGCGTGCTGATGCGGTTGTTGAATGCGAGTGCAACAGAAAACGTCGTCCTTGCCCTGCCGGGTCATAAATTCACCGTCATTGCAATGGACGGCAATCCTGTTCCGAATCCAAAGTCGGTTGAGGTGCTCTCGCTGGCGGTTGCCGAACGCGTTGACGCGATCGTCGAGATGAACTCGCCCGGCGTCTGGGTGCTCGGTTCTACGCTGCCAAAAGCGCGCGATATGGGCCTAGGCATCGTCGTCGAGTATGCCGGAAAGAAAGGTACGCCGGTATGGAGAGATCCTGCTCCGGCAGAATGGGACTACACGCAGTTTGCCAACACAGTGGCTTCGACCCATGCGCCCGATGAGACATTTGTTCTTACGTTCCGAGACAATGGCCCAAAGCCCGGCTCCAAGTTCGATACCTGGGCCATTAACAACAAATCATGGCCGGACATCGACCCACTGATGGTCGAATCGGGCAAGCGCTACCGGCTAGTCTTTCGCAATGGCAGTGGAGACCAGCATCCGATGCATCTGCATCGGCATACCTTTGAGGTCACCCAGATCGGCACAAAGCCAATCAGCGGACTGATGAAGGATGTCATCAATGTCATGCCACTTGATACGGTGGAGGTCGACTTCGTTGCCAACAACCCCGGCGACACGCTGATGCACTGTCATCAACAACTCCATATGGATTATGGTTTCATGCAATTGATCAAGTACCGGGGATAG
- the hpnA gene encoding hopanoid-associated sugar epimerase — MRVFITGATGFVGGHVARAYATEGASLRLLTRQTSRLDSLSGIDADTVVGDLREPEKLRSALEGCDALVHVAADYRLWVRDPAQMYAANVDGTRELLRIAREVGVQRVVYTSSVATMGFKRDGSIVNEDTPVSLADMIGTYKRSKFLGEQEAIRAAQAGQHVMILNPTTPIGPGDAKPTPTGRIIVDFLNKKFPAYVDTGLNLVDVAEVARMHVVALEKGTPGERYILGGENLTLKQILDRMSSITGLPSPTMKVPHAVAMAFAFFDENFTGRLLGKEPRATVEAVRMGKKTMFASSAKAERELGFKVLPVYHAMRSAIDWFIAHGYAPALDKHQ; from the coding sequence GTGCGCGTATTCATTACTGGGGCGACGGGCTTCGTCGGCGGCCATGTGGCTCGGGCGTACGCGACTGAGGGTGCAAGTCTTCGCCTGCTGACGCGGCAGACCAGCCGCCTCGACTCGCTGTCGGGAATTGATGCGGACACGGTTGTTGGGGATCTGCGCGAGCCGGAGAAGCTGCGATCTGCGCTTGAGGGGTGTGACGCGCTTGTGCATGTCGCGGCGGACTACCGCCTGTGGGTGCGCGACCCGGCGCAGATGTATGCGGCCAATGTCGATGGCACACGCGAACTTCTGAGGATTGCGCGAGAGGTGGGCGTCCAGCGCGTGGTCTACACTTCAAGCGTTGCAACGATGGGTTTCAAGAGGGATGGCTCCATCGTGAATGAAGACACTCCGGTCTCCCTCGCGGACATGATCGGCACGTACAAGCGGTCGAAGTTTCTAGGCGAGCAGGAGGCGATCCGTGCAGCACAGGCAGGGCAGCATGTGATGATCCTGAACCCGACGACGCCGATTGGCCCCGGCGACGCCAAACCCACGCCAACGGGCAGGATTATCGTGGACTTCCTCAATAAAAAGTTTCCAGCCTATGTTGACACCGGGCTGAATCTCGTAGATGTCGCCGAAGTCGCGCGCATGCACGTTGTCGCGCTGGAGAAGGGAACACCGGGGGAGCGTTACATTCTTGGCGGCGAGAATTTGACGCTGAAACAGATCCTTGACCGGATGTCTTCGATCACGGGGCTGCCTTCGCCCACGATGAAGGTGCCTCACGCAGTTGCAATGGCGTTTGCCTTTTTCGATGAGAACTTCACTGGAAGACTCCTCGGCAAAGAGCCGCGAGCCACGGTGGAAGCTGTTCGTATGGGAAAGAAGACGATGTTCGCCTCCTCGGCGAAGGCTGAGCGCGAACTCGGCTTCAAGGTTCTTCCTGTCTATCATGCGATGCGTTCCGCAATCGACTGGTTCATTGCGCATGGCTATGCGCCCGCGCTCGATAAACACCAATGA
- a CDS encoding zinc-dependent dehydrogenase has protein sequence MRAAVYRGVNDVRVETIPVPEIGPGEVLVKIHTCGICGTDLKKIHSGSHDAPRVFGHEMSGTIVCLGEGVSGFAVGDRVMAYHHIPCGECYYCRKQTFAQCEVYKKVGCTAGFAPSGGGFAEYIRVMDWIVRGGLVKIPDEIPFEQAAFIEPVNTCYKAIRLLNLKPDETVLVIGQGSIGILLAALAKQTGATVLTSDLYSERHAVAAKFGLHHPLDARGDVVAAAKAATEGRGADVALLAVGGNGLIKVAMDAIRPGGRVVLFAQTQHGEAPFDPAAVCMDEKTLMGSYSASVSIQDDVTHMVFDGYRNGFDLTHLISHRFSLEDAVAAIDLASHPQADSLKIVIQPGN, from the coding sequence ATGCGCGCCGCCGTCTATCGCGGAGTGAACGACGTGCGCGTCGAGACAATTCCCGTACCCGAGATTGGCCCCGGTGAAGTGCTGGTGAAGATTCACACCTGTGGCATCTGCGGAACCGACCTCAAGAAGATCCATAGTGGCTCGCATGATGCCCCTCGCGTCTTTGGGCACGAGATGTCGGGAACGATTGTTTGCCTTGGCGAAGGGGTCAGTGGCTTCGCCGTGGGAGACCGGGTGATGGCCTATCACCACATCCCCTGCGGCGAATGCTACTACTGCCGTAAGCAGACCTTCGCGCAGTGCGAGGTCTACAAGAAGGTTGGCTGTACCGCGGGCTTCGCGCCCTCAGGCGGTGGTTTTGCCGAGTATATCCGGGTGATGGATTGGATCGTTCGCGGCGGCCTGGTCAAAATCCCCGACGAGATTCCTTTTGAGCAGGCCGCTTTCATTGAGCCGGTGAATACCTGTTACAAGGCCATTCGGCTGCTCAACCTGAAGCCGGACGAAACGGTGCTGGTCATCGGGCAGGGATCGATCGGCATTCTGCTGGCCGCGTTGGCGAAGCAGACCGGAGCAACCGTTCTAACCAGCGACCTTTATTCGGAGCGACACGCTGTTGCGGCCAAGTTTGGCTTGCATCATCCGCTCGATGCTCGTGGAGATGTTGTTGCGGCTGCAAAGGCTGCGACTGAAGGACGCGGCGCAGACGTTGCGCTGCTGGCTGTCGGCGGCAACGGACTCATCAAGGTGGCGATGGATGCAATTCGTCCCGGCGGCCGAGTCGTTCTTTTTGCGCAGACCCAGCACGGCGAGGCACCGTTCGATCCGGCTGCCGTTTGCATGGACGAGAAAACACTGATGGGTTCCTACAGCGCCTCGGTTTCCATTCAGGACGACGTCACACACATGGTCTTCGATGGCTATCGCAATGGGTTCGACCTGACCCATCTGATCTCGCACCGCTTTTCTCTTGAGGATGCAGTCGCGGCGATTGATCTGGCTTCGCATCCTCAGGCCGATTCCCTGAAGATCGTGATTCAGCCTGGGAATTAA